From a single Gavia stellata isolate bGavSte3 chromosome 15, bGavSte3.hap2, whole genome shotgun sequence genomic region:
- the OSGIN1 gene encoding oxidative stress-induced growth inhibitor 1 gives MLPDRKMYALLNRPQNKSGFKPLPVVIIGNGPSGICLSYLLSGYIPYFKRDSIHPHPILQRKLEEAPDVSILDQDLEYLSEGLEGRSHSPVALLLDTLQRPDTDFGGTAESVLTWWHETDRAIPHLVLGRNAPGGAWHSIEGSMVTLSRGEWMGLPDLPFKDWLKQKRRGLRNNRATAEDIAQYYQHYVMKKGLQKNFRCGTVVTSVRKVSAESISNYTQKDLQENSDSLWNFSEESTEVFQVDGFFKTVKGDKELFSIYAENVVLATGTYDSPTWLGVKGENLSYVHHQLSALEEAVKNNSVGIMSDPVLIVGAGLTAADAILFAHHCNIPVIHVFRRRVSDPGLIFNQLPKMMYPEYHKVHQMMKEQSAACAGPYECYISLPEHHVLSFGKDKKCIFQDKNGCQKVYKISMALVLTGSNPNLSFLPNNGIDLAMDSDQPVNPKRNPIDVDPFTYECTQEKGLYALGPLAGDNFVRFVQGGALAVASSLLKKANKNPP, from the exons GGAATGGACCTTCAGGAATCTGTCTCTCATATTTGCTATCAGGCTACATCCCTTACTTCAAAAGAGACTCTATTCATCCTCATCCCATTCTTCAGAGGAAACTGGAAGAGGCACCAGATGTCTCCATATTGGATCAG GATTTGGAGTATCTGTCTGAAGGCTTGGAGGGACGATCCCACAGCCCTGTGGCTCTTCTGCTAGATACTCTTCAGCGTCCAGATACAGACTTCGGTGGAACAGCAGAATCTGTCCTCACTTGGTGGCACGAGACTGACAGAGCCATTCCCCACCTGGTCCTTGGCAGAAATGCTCCTGGGGGTGCCTGGCAT TCTATCGAGGGCTCTATGGTTACCCTGAGCAGAGGGGAATGGATGGGACTCCCAGATCTCCCGTTCAAAGACTGGctaaagcaaaagagaag AGGCCTCAGAAACAACAGAGCCACAGCAGAAGACATTGCTCAATATTACCAACACTATGTGATGAAGAAAGGACTGCAGAAGAATTTCAGATGTGGTACTGTTGTGACCTCTGTGAGGAAAGTGAGTGCAGAGAGCATCTCCAACTACACACAGAAAGATCTGCAGGAGAATAGTGACTCACTCTGGAACTTCAGTGAGGAAAGCACTGAGGTCTTTCAAGTGGAtggatttttcaaaactgtgaaAGGTGATAAAGAGCTCTTCTCCATCTATGCAGAGAATGTGGTCTTAGCTACAGGAACATACGATAGTCCTACCTGGCTTGGGGTCAAGGGAGAGAACCTTTCCTATGTCCATCACCAGCTGTCTGCCCTAGAGGAAGCAGTGAAGAACAACAGCGTTGGCATCATGTCAGATCCAGTCTTGATTGTAGGTGCTGGTCTGACAGCTGCTGATGCGATTCTCTTTGCTCACCATTGCAATATTCCAGTAATCCATGTTTTCCGGAGACGAGTCAGTGATCCGGGTCTCATTTTTAACCAGCTCCCAAAAATGATGTACCCTGAATACCACAAAGTCCATCAGATGATGAAAGAACAGTCAGCTGCTTGTGCTGGGCCCTATGAGTGTTACATTAGCCTTCCTGAGCATCATGTGCTATCCTTCGGCAAGGACAAGAAATGTATCTTTCAAGACAAGAATGGCTGCCAGAAAGTTTATAAAATTTCCATGGCTCTTGTTCTAACTGGCTCAAACCCCAACCTCTCCTTTCTGCCAAATAATGGCATTGACTTGGCAATGGACAGTGACCAACCAGTCAATCCAAAGAGGAATCCCATAGATGTTGACCCATTCACCTATGAATGCACCCAGGAGAAAGGGCTTTATGCTCTAGGACCTCTAGCTGGAGATAACTTTGTACGCTTTGTACAGGGAGGGGCTCTGGCTGTTGCCAGCTCTCtgttaaagaaagcaaacaaaaatcccccctaa